TTACTTTTTTCcatatatacagtggggcaaaaaagtgtttagtcagccaccaattgtacaagtactcccacttaaaaagattttttttaaaaaggccgGCTTaattaagccagtacatgtccgggcccgtctgaagtttgctagagagcatttggatgatccagaagaggattgggtgaatgtcatatgccagatgaaaccaaaatagaactttttggtaaaaactcaactcgccGCGtctggaggagaaagaacaccatacctattGTAAAGCATGGAGGTGGTAACATCacgctttggggctgtttctctgcaaagggaccaggacgactgattcatgtaaaggaaagaataaatggagccatgtatcgtgagatttggagtgaaaacctccttccatcatcAAGGGCATTGAAGAAGAAACGTGGcagggtctttcagcacgacagtGATCCCAAACACACTGCCCGAGCAACGAAGGAGTGGCAtcataagaagcatttcaaggtcctggagtggccgagccagtctccagatctcaaccccattgaaaatctttggagggagttgaaagtctgtgttgcccagcgacagccccaaaacatcactgctctagaggagatctgcatggaggaatgggccaaaataccagcaacagtgggtgaaaaccttgtgaagacttacaaaAAATgcttgacctctgtcattgccaacaaagggtacattacaaagtactGAGATggacttttgttattgaccaaatacatattttccaccataatttgcaaataaattcattaaaaatcctacaatgtgattttctggattttttttttctcattttgtctctcatagttaaGGTatactatgatgaaaattacaggcctctctcatctttttaagtgggagaacttgcacaattggttgctgactaaatacttttttgcctcACTGTACAAACGAATTCCAATTCGATCTGGGAAAGTTTCGTTTGTTTAAGTATGCAGATGATATGGCCCTGGTTGCCTTATTAAAGGAGGGGGACATAGTCGGAGAGGGAGCTTATAGAGCATATGTGTCATCTCTCCAGAAGTGGTACGATGAAAGTTCCTGAGAGAtcaatgtaacaaaaacacagaaacttgTTTTTCATGAAAAGGACCCTGTGCAGCCCCTTATAATTGGGGGACAAATTGTAGAGGTAGTAGACAAGTTCAAATATTTAGGTACATATATTGATTGTAATCTaaatttcagtgaaaacacagactatatttttaaaacttgtaACCAACGTCTTCATCTACTGCGCAAGCTCAACTCCTTTAGAGTGAGCAAGCACATTATGGAAACAGTTTATAAGAACCTGATTGAGGgcattttaacttttaatatgGTAATGTGGTATGGGAACCTAAACATAAAAGGAAGAAGCAAGCTGCAGAGAATAGTAAACCTTGCCTCAAAAATCATAGggacaaaacagaaacaagtaAGTTGTATGTACGAGGAAGTGCTGAGGAAAAAAGCTGTCAAAACTGCAAACGACCCGTCCCATCCACTCAATAGGGAGTTTGAACTTCTCCCCTCGGGTAGACGTCACAAAGTGCCAAGGGCAAATCGTAATATTTTTAAGAATTCCTTTATCCCTAAAGCAATTGGGGTACTGAACACCATGTCCCGTTGATGTGTTGTATACTGCCACTGCTGTCCTGCTTCTTGCCATGAAGATGTCTGTGTgtaagtgttgttgttgttgctgttgttgttgttatgctgttctgcttgttgtttttatatgagACCATAGATAAATCTCCACACTGTGGACAATAAATGaattaactaactaactaactaactaactaacataCTCTGAGAAGAACATaccagttgttgttgttgttgttgtggttatATACTGTGCTCTGTTTGCTGTTTGTACAGTACCCCCTGCCCTATACAAAGACTGTGGCctaagttttttttgtaattggtaGACATTTGTTCATATACAAGCACTGCTATTTACTTTTCCAAAGATTACTTTATAACTACAATATGTAATAATTTGCAACAAGCCAGtggaacatttatttatttattttccttgtGTCACATTATTTCTATAGTGCATTATATTAAATCCTCACAGTTTCAAAGTTAAGACATCAAAAATAGACCAAACAGTGATGTGAGACTGCATGGCTCAGGCGTGAATTACTAGaaacactctcacatacaggaCCACAATGATGCTGAAAGGAatcataaatattttcaaaaataactacattatCAACGGTGCAGGAAGGAAATCCACCAGAAGGTTCCATTTTATATTTAAGCACCAGCAGAGAGCAGAAGAGGCCCAACAAATGAGAAGAGTAATATGTTCTTGTGCTCGACAACCAGTGATGTACATTAAAATATAGTTTTGTCCAACATTagtgtagaaaataaaagcttaaataaaatcacttttacTTACTTACAAATCATAATCTGTAAGAttgaaaatatgatttattcagcagaaaaatacatttatcaaaAGTCTGTGAAGTGCTGCACAGGGTGTTTGTGACAGTGTCTATAATAATTTAGCATGGCGGGAGTTTGGCTGCAGCATTTTAAGTGTAACAATAAGCTTGACAGATTTTCTAAACCACGGGTAAAACATGGCATAAATTATGGGATTCAAACATGAGTTCAAGTACGCCAGCCAGAGGACAAAGGAAGAGGATGAGGTGCTCTCCTCTACGTCCTCACCTGAAAGAGATGGGGCATAATATGGACATATACATATTATaaacacaactacaacaacacCCAGAATTTTGGCTGCTTTCATCTCTGACTTGTTCACCATCAAAGCCCTGGAGGGTTGATGTGTGGCAGCGGTGATGTGTGAGTGCATGGCCCGAGCCTGAGACACAGCAACCACAAACACTCTCATGTACAACACTATGATCACACAGATGGGGCCACTGAAGTTAATGACAAAATCCACAGTCACTGTGATGTAGCTGAGGACAACAACACACTCCCCCTGACAGGTTTTGTGCAGTTTGGACTCCCCAAAAAAGTCATTTAGGATGAAAGTGGTGTTATAGAGAAAAGAGCACAACCAACAGAGACAAATACACATCTCAGTTCTGCCCAGAGTGACTCTGCTGTGGTAATGCAAGGGTTCACACACAGCCAGATAACGGTCAATGGATATGAGCACCATGTTTCCCACAGATGAGGAGGTAATGACGAAGCCTGTGATGTAATAAAGAACACACATAACGTCACCCAGGAACCAGCAGGACTGAGCGGAAAGGATTTCAGTTGGCATCACCAGAAGGCCTACAAGAAAGTCTGACACAGCCAGGGAGAGTAAGAGGAGGTTGGTGGGGCTGTGGAGCTGCCTGTAGGATTGAAAGCATCATCAGATCACCAATGGCAACAGAAGAATCACTGATCCTTCCTTTATCACACAACATAATTACAGACATTAATGCAATATACACAATACTGAGTTAATGTGAGAATACTTGAAGTGTGAGATGGAGATGATGACCAGCAGGTTGAGAGCAGTGGTGAGCACGGAGACAAAGGAGAGAACAACCTGAAGGAGCACGTCTTCTGCCTGCAACATTGCAGGTTTTCTGCAGGAGGTGTTGAGGAGCTGTGGAAAGCAGAGCTGACCCTCCATCCTCGCTGAGAGGTGGGAAGGATCTGCTGAAGTTTTCCAGTTCTCCTGTGATAAATGTCAAGTACCTTCCTCTCTCACCAAAGTCCCTCCTCTTCCGGTCTCCCTTCACTTCATCCTCTGTACAATACTTCCTTTTACTTAACCCATGCCTGTTTCCTAATGACTGGTATACCTGTGGATCAAAAGTTAATGACTGATTTTCTTTTGCATATTATTTACAGGTGACTGTGCAGCTAGTCTGGATTAGAGTTTAGAtcgggcccaaaaaatccagcccgacCCGACCCATTAACTTTAATTGTAGGCCCGAGCCTGAAGCAAACCCGacataaattattatattattgaacgtattgcagCCGGTAGATTAGTAGCGCTGTGCCTCGCACAGCGAGGGGGGAGAGAGGGGAGGGCGTGCACACACTTACCgcagcccaaaaggtattgtaatgGCGTTactcgagccgttatcacagttttacaggctttgaTGGCGGTTGTAGTAACGagccaaaaataaatggacttgatttatatagcactttatcaccacactgaagcagtctcaaagcgctttacatatcagctcattcacccaatcactctcacattcacacaccagtgggacaggactgccatgcaaggcgctagtcgaccactgggagcaacttagggttcagtgtcttgcccaaggacacttcgacacatagtcaggtactgggatcgaacccccaacctctcgatcagaagacgaccctc
This genomic window from Gouania willdenowi chromosome 6, fGouWil2.1, whole genome shotgun sequence contains:
- the LOC114464285 gene encoding trace amine-associated receptor 13c-like; amino-acid sequence: MEGQLCFPQLLNTSCRKPAMLQAEDVLLQVVLSFVSVLTTALNLLVIISISHFKQLHSPTNLLLLSLAVSDFLVGLLVMPTEILSAQSCWFLGDVMCVLYYITGFVITSSSVGNMVLISIDRYLAVCEPLHYHSRVTLGRTEMCICLCWLCSFLYNTTFILNDFFGESKLHKTCQGECVVVLSYITVTVDFVINFSGPICVIIVLYMRVFVVAVSQARAMHSHITAATHQPSRALMVNKSEMKAAKILGVVVVVFIICICPYYAPSLSGEDVEESTSSSSFVLWLAYLNSCLNPIIYAMFYPWFRKSVKLIVTLKMLQPNSRHAKLL